GTTACAGCTACAGGAGCTTGAAGAGCTCCGCTTTGACGCTTACgactctgccatgtggtataaagagaagacaaaaatgtggcatgacaagaaccttcGCAAGAAGGAGCTTAAGGTGGGACAGAAGGTGCTGCTTTTCCAATCAAGGCTTAAGCTGATGCTTGGGAAGTTGCGGTCAAGGTTGATAGGCCCCTATACCATCATCGCCATACGAGCAAATGGAGCAATCGAACTCCAAGGAAGCGATCCTGATACGTCTTCATTTTTGGTGAATGGGCATAGGGTGAAGCCCTTCAGAGATGGCGCTGAGGCGTGCgtggtggacgacattccactgCTCATGCCCAACTCTCTCCAGTAAGAGCAGGTATAAGGAGTGACTAAGTACTtttgggtagtctgcttgatcaagcaacataATTCTAAACttacaaactgatcaagtgacgtccTAAGGGCACTCAGTCAAGTCCTtggtagttagtgtaaatatttttcatattattattttaaactcTTAGGAAATTAAAAGTTGGAAAAAAGGAAGAAACTGATTAAGTGGTTAATATTTAAGTATTCATCTGGAATTAaatgtccacttgatcagttggaatttgaatttaattggtggatTACAGTGGTTGGATTGACCAGGGCAGGGTGATGACAGGACGCATGCACTCATTGAAAAGGTGTCGGAGAGCGCTACCTGCTGCATTGAAAAGTCGTATTGGAGAGAGGAAGCGTATTGGGGAAGCTAAGCCAGTCGTCGCTCTGAAAAAAACGCGCTTGTACTCGAAGCGTCGCAGGGATCTCAATAGTCGGGATCTCGGTATAAAAGGCAGCTTTCTGAACCGTATTTCACTTTTTCCCAACCGCCTACAGTACAATGTATTTGCTCTCATCCATTCCCCGCAAAACTATAGAACCCTTTCCCAAGTTATCATTTCACCCACAACCATCACCAAAAAAATGAAGATCACTCAACTCAGCacttcatcctcatcctcaagGGCCGGCACCAGCAGTGGTGACTGACGACCCTCGTCCCCGGCCAAAACAGTACTAGAAACCCCCGGCCCTTCCACACCGACTATCACAGTCTCCTCATAACAGTCGGATCCACTGTAGGAAATGGAGCGGCGGTGCTAAGTTGTGGCGGAGGGGGACGCCTTAGATGAGGAAGAAGGGGGGAGGCTTATGAGCAGCCCATCGCCGAAAATCCTAGGCCAGAGGAGGGCACACCTGCCCCCGACATCCCGTCACCAGCAAGCGGTGGCGGTTCTACTTCCGTCCACGGGCCGCACTCGATAGAGGTCGTCGTGATCGACGACGAGGAGATAGAGGATTTTCAGCCGCTTCCCAGCGACAGTCTACTTCAGTAGAGGGAGGCTGACTGGAATATCCTTCGAAATGTGGAGGATGAGCCAGAAAATATGGAGGAGCCGCTACGCCGCAGAACGCGAAGGATGACGATGGACCAACTTCTGGAGGAAGCAGAGGCCTTGAAGGCCAACCAGTCAAGAACGGAGGAGGAGCCAGTGGAGCAGAGGCCTCGCGTCGTGCGGCGCCTGGTAGATGAGGAGGGGCAAATGAACCAAGGGGCTTGTGAGGCTGTTGATGAAAGTAAGGCTGTTGAGGACAGCATGTGAGAGctgagaaagaaagaaagaggaaggggaaggagaTAGCTCACCCTCTTCCTAAGAAGATACGCCCTGCCAGCGTGGGGATTGTGATCGTTGACGCCTACCAGCCTGCCTCCCCACCGCCACGAGAAGGAGATGAGGGCAGCGACACAGACGGCCGAGAGTTGCGCTGGACTCGGACGTCTAGGAGGCAACAAGGAAGGCCTGCAACACCTCCTGCCACCGACTACTCCAAACACACTGTGGTCCTGACCGCAGACCTCCTCCAGCAAATGTTTGAGTTTGACAACCCCAAATGGCAGGAGGAGGTCAACCAGCGGGTGACCAACCAGAAGAGGCTGAATGCGGGGAAGATGCTCTACAAACTATCCCTGGTGAAGATTCGGGTTGAGGAGAAGTTTGTAAAGTACATTACTGACATTGGATTTGAGTGGTTGTTGGAGGTTGACGAGACTCCCGTGCCAGAGGTTTTGGCCAAGGAGTTCTTCACGTCTTTCCGGTTTACTGGAAGCTCGAACCTGGAGGCCAAGAGCGTCTCCTTCAGGGTATTTGGCCGCGACCAAGAGATGAGCCTAAACGAGTTCTCCATCGGGATGGGACTCTACACTGAAGCCCAAGTGGCCAACGGGGAGTGGTTTGGGCGTGATATCGGCCTTCCTCACAGGAAGCCCGACTTCGATCAGTAGGCCGTCTGAAAGGCCTTATGCAATGGATGCGCCCCAGCTTTCAAAGCCTCTGAATCCAGAGGAAATCACATTGCTGATCCAGCCCTCCGCCTAGTCCAGGTCTACCTCGGGTGCAACCTCCTTGGTCAAGCCAACATGATGGCGATCATAACCCTGGTCGAGCTCTACTTCATGTGGAGCATGAGAGAGCAGAGGAAGGTCCATCTTGGCTTCTGGCTGGCCTACTCCATTAATCAGATTGCTACCAGCCCAGCCCGCCATTTAAACGTCTGCCACCTCCTTGGAGCCTATCTGAGGAAAAACTGGAATGTGGAGTGTGTCGGGCGTACCCTTCTTTGCCCCAGCCCTGAACTATTTGACAtggatttcttttttagaatACAGGTACTTGAGAAGACGCAAGGAGGGAAGTTCCGCTTCTATGCCACTAGCCGGCGGGTACAACAAAAAGGTCAGCCAGAGGAGAGGATGAGGCCTGTTGAACGCCCAACGAGCCCTGGCAAGCAACAGTGGCCAAGGATGGATTTGGTGCCCACTCCGAGGACGGAGCAAGAGGAAGATACACAAGGTTAAAATGGATGGAAGCTCCGTGTGGAGCAAATGTTGacgcagctggtggagaattcCCACGCCCACTTGGTCATGCTGACCAGGTTGCTGGAGGCAGTCCGCAATCAAACCACTGCCAggcaaccaccacctccctctacaagctctcctccagTCCGGCGTACCTCTTCCAGGCATCCCTCTATTTCTCTCCGTTCAACCCTCTCTGAAGAAGTAGTATACCCCTCACCCAACTCGTTCCATTCaaaacaatttctattttcaattTGACTTTGGTCTGTATAAATACTTTGATCcatctcacacttagacctttgtcgagtctaagtgtgagaagtttatgcaTTCTCTGAAGAAGTAGTATACCCCTCACCCAACTCGTTTTTGACTGCCTATGTGTTTTTGTtcatgtttttctatttttcgaCATGCTTTGATTTTTTGGCactatctcccacttagcccaatgtctggtctaagtgtgagaagttttccttggttTGTCCGTTTGTGCCGTTGCCTAACCTATTTTCTCTTGCATCAAGTCGCTCGAGGGCGAGCTAATACGCAGTGGGGGGGGTTAGCCTAATTGAATCGTTCATGTcaacttataaaaaaaatgcaaaaatatcAGATATAAATAATTAGGGCAGTATGCATGAATTGGATATATGAAAGATATGAATGCCTGGAAAAGAGTAAGAAAAAGGATACAGTATGTTTACATTTGAAACAAGATTGcctaacttgatcagtttgaatgacgtaagtatgatggaaatgctcaattttaaaACCTTCTGTGAAAgtctctctatatgtgagttataagccaaagtagaacactttctactatttttacaaagaaaaaaatacgagaggctactttttaatatttagatgaaaattgcacaagtactaatgactaaaggcattaggacttaaccaattgagtcatttcttccTTCGTTTcacgaacccgcctcattaGAAAGGGCACCCCCTAGAAAGCCACGCTGAGCCATATACACTTTCACCCGTCTCTTGAAGccttaaaatcaaatttttaaattttgtaacaCATGAGAAAAAGGGGTCGAGAGATGGATTGTTTCAAAAAAAAGGGATGCTAATAGAAAAGCCgaaataaaagggtagccgggttgggCAAGTTAGTCAGTCAGGTTGATCGGTTAGATTGATCAGttcgaaaaaaaagagagagaaaagttgtTGAAAAAAGTTGAGAAAGGTAAAAAAGAGAGGGCAGGCGAAAGTCTGTAACCTGACGCTGTAGTCGAGAATTAGAAAATAAGCCGAAAGATAAAGGCTAAGGGTTGCAGCTTGACCAAATGAAACATCAAGAGTCAAAATAACAACCTAGCCTGACCTAGAAGAGTGGTTCAGATCTTGGTCCCTTGACTCATGTgcttttctttttcagtttatatttttgaaattttaacttagaacccctaggaccctaccctaacacATTACTTCCCctaagccccattacaaccgaaacaaagaccttaaggaattatcttgtgcagtccgattcgaggtattaaatgtGTGGCAATTACTGAGTGAACattcctaacatctctggtgagaaatgagtgactcagtgaatccaacagttggtttaaattgagctatcttgacaaactgacaccttgatcaagtaaacGCGAAAGGGAAGAAACATAAACCGCTAGcgaatggattgacctcgacttcaggtatgattgttggaagtttattcggttatatgcatctatgtgaatatgtgtttttgttttgagtcttgtttctttcttttcattttctttcacTTTCTTGAAacgagtaaaccatgcctgaaatttgccttatctttttcttttctttttctttatacttgaggacaagtatgttttaagtgtgagcagtttgataaggcctatttcatgcatcggtttaagggtaaaatgtatgctacttgatcagtttatcgcgcaaagcaagtgttaattgtgcaggaatgtcGCTTGACCAAAGGCAACAAGGCGAAGCTGATCAAGCAGGCACAGAAggtgaaaaaggccaaaaatcgggagagttgatcaagggggtaATCAAGCCGTTAGACGGGGGACCACTGCTTTCCAGAAGAAAGACACATGGGGTTGATGCACTGGATAGCGATCATCAAGTACTGCATTCTAGAAGGGGGGCGCGTGTTGATGCgtaagacgcaaggacgaagccgaATCCCCATTCCGTTATTGAAGAACCGCTGCATTCTAGAATAAGGGCACGTATCAATCGATGAGGCGCTCAATCCCAGTAAGGATGAATATTCGCTGCCAAATTGTTATCCTAGCTGGAGATTGATGCGatgagcttataaatagaggatgcagTGCCATTAAAAATATGATCTTCCTTCTGCTTCtagtttagttttctttttagtctagTTTCCAGTTCTAAGTTTTCGCCAGTTCCcaagatagcttagttagataatCGCAATGGTTAGTTAGAagagagcgaccgaagggagcgtgACAGAGAAATCAATATATGTTCGGCATTGTCTCAAGTTCCAACCGAGAGCTTCTCGGCTTTATTCGCTTTCCTACCTTCTTGTTTTCTGAACTTGTTAGCTTAGttaaatttcattttgtttCGTAGACTCTAGCTTGTATTCCGCACTCTCCAGTTCTAAGTTTgaaatcttttttaaaaatcgaagtTATTTTGTTTCCGGATCTTGTTTACTGTCCCAGTTTAGCTTCAACTTTAAAATTCTCGATCTTGTGTTTAACTATGTTGAATGACAGAGTGATTTGTAGTGCCGAAGCATCTTTAGGTAGTTAGGTCTTTATTTGAGATTATCGCTTACTTAATCCGTCAGTTATTTTCCAGCATGATGAGTcccttgatccagtagttagtttactttccgcctagctTAATCCAATAGTTAAAACACCTaatttaaagcgtggcagcagccgacccctattcactattcacacactcaacgcaccggTTTCTTcatgggatcgaccccgtaccTGCCGCTTTATTGTTAAAATAGTGGACGtctgggagttataaatatatttggGTGAACGAGagagaacgccttgatcaagtggcaacgacatttgctaactga
This sequence is a window from Salvia splendens isolate huo1 chromosome 5, SspV2, whole genome shotgun sequence. Protein-coding genes within it:
- the LOC121803932 gene encoding uncharacterized protein LOC121803932; its protein translation is MCHLSVGVEHQAFWAIKEMNLNAETCAGERKLQLQELEELRFDAYDSAMWLKLMLGKLRSRLIGPYTIIAIRANGAIELQGSDPDTSSFLVNGHRVKPFRDGAEACVVDDIPLLMPNSLQ